A window of Candidatus Peribacteraceae bacterium genomic DNA:
AAGTACTCCCGCACCACCCTCTCCGCATCGAGGGAGGCGTTCACATCCATGTACAGGATGGCGCGGCTGAGGAGTATATCGCGCGGGAAGATGTCGTTCGCTGCGCGCGCATACCATTCCTGCGCTTCCTGCGTTTTCCCCGCCACCTCCGCGTGTCGTCCAAGCGAGCTCGTGACGAGGAAGGGGAACTCCGCCGTAGCCACAACAAGGATGACCGTCGCCAGGAGGATCTCCGCCATGCGTCGCAGCCTTTGCGTGCGCGGCTTCACCGGTTTGCGCGGTGTGGGTGCAAGAAGCCCCAGAAAGAAGAAGAGCGGCATCACGATGCCGACGAACTGCAGGTTGTAATCGATGAGGTTGTGGGCGAGCACGCCGGCGACGGCGACAAAGAGCAGTGACGTTGTGAATCCTTCTTCTCTCGCCTTCCCCTGTCGAAGGAGCCGCCATCCTGTTGGGAGTAGGATGGAACCAACGAGGATGATGAACAGGAAGGCCGCCGCAACTCCCCTCTCCGCTGCGTACTTCAACAACATGTTATGCGGATGGTCGGAAGTCTGCAGCACCGTCTCCTGCAGCCGCGGCTGCGCGAAGCGGAAGCTGTAGGGGCCCCACCCGAAGAGCGGCCGCATATAGGCAAGCAACGATGCCTGACGGAAGAACGCCGTCCGCTCCGTGAAGGAAGAAGACCCTTCGTCGGCCGTGAAGGTGATCTTTTCCGCAACGGATATCACGGGATGGAACCGGACACGCACGGCGTTCACCGCCATGAAGGTTGCGAGGGCGACGGAAACAGCGATGATCACCGTGCGGAGTAACGGCCACAGTGCCTTGCGCAGTTTCACGCCGCGCGGGAGGAAGACCGCCAGCAAGAGGAGTTGCCCCGCAAACGCCACCGTTGCGCCGCGTGAATAACTGAGGAAGAAGCACCCCAGCACCCATCCCAAGAGCGCCGCGCGCATCACTTTCATGCGGCCTTCCGCCGCACGCGTCATCCACAGGAGAACGACGGGCCAAGCGAGAAGCAGGAATTCCGCCCAGGCGTTCGGCCAGTAGTCCGTGGAGAAGCGGTAGTAGAAGAAAGAACCTACGAGCCTGTTCACCGGCTGGAACACGTACACCGCCGTCCCCGTCGCGCACGCAATGAACGTGAGGATGATGACGACGTTGAGAAAGGCGTTGACGAAGGGATGGAATTCCCCCTTCTCATTGCGCATCCACCGCGCCGCCCAGAGGAGCAGGAGGATGAGAGCGCCGTCACGGAGAACCTCATCCAGACCGTAGTTGCGCGTGAGCGAGAACAGGAAGCTGAGGATCGTCCACGCGACGAAGAGCATCGCAGATGACCAAGGCACCGACGGCATTCCCCTCCCCTCCTGCGCTCCTCCCTTGATGAAGTACGTCGCCAACGTCAAGAGCCCCGCCACCGCAACGAGCAGCCATGTGGATTCAATCCCTTTCCCTCCGCGCCACAGGACGCCAAAGACGAGGAGAATGAGGAGCGTCGCACGGGAAAGGTTCTCGAGGAGTCTGCTCTTCATGCCGCTATGATGACACAAAGGGAACGGAAGCCTCAATACAACTGGTTGCCTGCCAAGAGTTTCACTTCATAGTCGGACAACGCGCGGTTATAGACGGCCGCATCATCAATGATGCCGTTGAAGGAAAAATACCCTCCCGCATAGGTTTCTCTCCCTATCATGGTATTCGCTGCGTTACTCACGAGCGTATTCGTCGAAGCCGTGAGGGAACCGATGGGAGAGCCGTTGACGTAGAACGTCACTTTGTTCGCAGCCCTCACCGCACAGACGTGGTACCAGGTATTGAGGGAGAAGGAATAGTTGCGCGACAGGGTGGGGCCACGCACTTGGAGGGACGTATTGGTTTGGGAAATCCCGAAGGCCCAGTGCGAGGTGTTCCAATCCCCGGAACTCATGATGGTTCCCGTATAATTCTTGTGGTTTCCTTTGAGATTGACCCAGGCTGCAAAAGTATAGTCCTCCAATCCCACAAAGTTCCGTGCAACGGAGATGCCGCTGCTGATGTTGTCGATGCGCGCGCCTTTCCCCGTTCTCCCCTCCGTCCATTGCACATTGTTGACGAACGTCCCCGTCACATTGTTCCCCGAGCTGTCCGCAACCGTGGTTCCCGCCCCCTCGAAGAACCTCCAGTATCCCATTCTCCCTTCCGCATATCCTCCCACATATGCGGAGGCTACCGCCGGCCTCCCTCCCAGAGGCTCCCTGTACACCTTGTACCCGGTGTAATTGGCATTCGTTTCCGACGTATCCTGCGGAAGGGCGGCGATGTACTCGGGGATGAGGGCATCCAGGTTCACACAGGTCGCATCCGTCGTCACCCCCTGTTTGCAGATGGGCTTGGCCCCGTCATCCGCCATGATGATGCTCTGCGCATTGGGGAGCGTCCCCTCCTCAATCTGGTACTGCGTGAGGGCATTCTGCAGTTCCCGCACGGTCTGCTTTCTGGAAGCATCCTTCGCGGAGAGGAGCATCTTCCTGGGGCCGATCGCTTCCATCACCACGCTCGCCAAAGCCCCAATGATCCCCACCACGAGCAGGAGCTCGATGAGGGTGAACCCCTCCTTCGTCCTGCGGACTATGCAGGGCAGGCCGCCTTTCTGACGATCCTGCCTCTTGATCCGTGAAAGAAAGCGGGAGGCCGCTCGTGAGGGAAGATGAAGCATGGAAAGAGTACGCTAGCTATGGTGTCACACGGAATTGCCTATCTGAAAGATTTGATGTTGCAGGATGAGGAAATCGTATTGGGATTCAGGAACAGCGGAAGGCTGTTCTGTTGTTTCATCTTCTTAATCCTGTTGTCCGCGAGCAAGAATCGCCACCTCGTTGGCTGATATGGCACGATTATAGATCCGGATCTCGTCAAACATTCCACTGAAAGGATACAACCCATTCGCATACGCACCGAACGTCAGTCTTCCTGTGGTGGACACGGGGGTGCCGGAATACGAAACCGAATTGTTATCCGGTACCCCGTCAAGGAAGATCTTCATCCGCGTCCCGTCCCATACTGCGGCAACATGATGCCACGCATTCAGTGAAAGTGGCGTACTGGTGGTAAGAGTCGAAGACGCGCCCATCAGGCGGAATGACACATAGGTGTTGTTCTGGTACAGCTCATACTGACCGTAACCCGTGTTAGCATTATTATTCTTCAGGATCATCTCTCTGACACCGGAAGACGACCAGTAAACCCAAGCGGATATGGTCATTGCATTGGTGACATCCAAAGAATCGTGATCGTTTACAGCCACAAAGTCATTCACCCCGTCAAACTGCAATCCCTTTCCCAGCTTCCCATTGACCCATATTGGGCTGTTTGTGAGTGTTCCAGTCCTGCCGTTTCCCGTACTGTCCGCCACGGTCGTCCCCGCCCCTTCGTAGAACCTCCAGTATCCCACGAGCCCATCGGCGTATCCCCCGAGATGCGTGGAATAGATCTGCGCCCTCCCTCCGGATTCGCGGTAGATCTTGTAGCCGGAGAAATTCGTATTGGTTTCCGATGTGTCTTGTGGGATGGCCGCAAGGTATTCAGGCACAAGTGCATCCAGGTCCACGCAGTTTGATGTATCCGCGGCGTTGAACTTGCAGACGGGCTGCGCTCCATCGGGGGCAGTGACGATGCTGCCGATGCTAGGAAGCGTCCCCTCATCAATCTGGTACTGCATCAGGGCGTTCTGGAGTTCCTTCACCATCTGCTTTCTTGTGGCGTCCTTTGCCGAGAGGAGCATTTTCCCGGGGCCTATCGCTTCCATCACCACGCTTGCGAGAGCCCCGATGATCCCCACCACAAGCAAAAGCTCTATGAGAGTGAATCCGCCTTTAAGATGATCCTGCCTTTTGACCTGTGAAAGAACGCGGGAGGCCGTTCGTGAGGGAAGATGAATCATGGAAAGAGTTCGCTTGGTATGGTGTCACAGGGAAATGCCTACCTGTATAATTTGATGTTGCAGGATGGGTTAATACAATTCGAAATGCCCGGATCTACCACTCCATGCGTCTTGTCACGAAGAAAGAAGGATCGCTGTCACCTTTCTCGCCCTCCTTCTACTATAGATTCATGATCCTCCCTCTCGGCACCGCCCTCCTGGCCCCCCTACTATCCCTCTCCCTTGTACAAGCGGCCGCCCTCGCAGACCGCACCCTCACCGTCACCGTGATCCCGAGTGCGGGCAGCGTCGTACCGCAGGGCGCGCAGGGCGTCCCCTTCCTCACGCTACGACTGCGGGCTTCCTGCGCTTCACCCGTTACCGTCTCCTCCCTCACCCTCCGCCATACGGGGAAGGGCGCAGCATCGGATATCCTCCGCGTGTACGCATACCGGGAGAACCTCCGTATTTCACGTGCCGTGAGCGTTCCCACACGCAACAGCTTCACGCTGCGCCTGCGCCCCGTAACCGTTCCTGCGTGCGGGGAAGAGACGCTCTCCGTCCTGGCGAACTTTTCCTCCTCCGCCCGTGCCGCGGGTGAACACAGGTTTGAGGTGACGGATGTTGGAACGCAGACCGGCGTGACCGTGCACACAGCAACGCCTTCCGCCGCCTCTCCTCTTCGCGTCACAACACATGCGACAACCCCCGATGTGAAGGTGGATTTCCGCACCGTGCACACGAGCAAGGAGTACGGGACACGCAGGGTGGTGGCGCGTTTTTTGCTCACGGGAGGGAATGCTGCGGACCAGCGTATCCGCTCCATCACCTTCACCAACCAGGGTTCCGCGCGCAACACGGACATGCGGAACCTGTACGTGGAAACCGCAAGCCGTACGCGCATCTCCTCCATCCTTCCCTCCCTGGACGGCGACACGGCGCGCATCACGCTGGAACCTCCGCTCCCCCTCAGCCGCAACCAGTCCGTCCTCCTGCAGCTGCGGGCGGACGTTCGCGCGAGCCGCACCCGTACCATCGATTGGTCCGTGGAAGAGCCCTCCGACATCGTGTCAGAGGAGGCACGGAGCAGCCGTTCTTCCCGTAACGATTAGCGGTTTGGTCTGCTTGTCGCCGGCTTACCCGTGCAGGCAGTGCCGTCTTTGAGAATGCTCGCCACGCGTTTCTCATCCCGCTTCGTGAGGAAGGCAATGCGTGAAGCGAGCCAATCGACGGTGTCCTCACCCGTATCAGCGGTAAGCATCCTCTTCATGGTGCAGATATATCGAATATCCTCATCGGTAAACGTAATCACTTTCTCGTTGCCCTCTTTCACCTCGGCTGCCGGAAATTGCATCTTGTAGATGAGGCTTGCAGCAAAAGAAAACATGTGCAAGTTCCTGCCTCGTGTGCCTCCCCTCCCTTCTCCCCCGGCATTTCCGGATGTGCTCTGTACGCTTGTGACGGCCGCACGTTTTGCTCTGGCACTCCTTCGTGCTGCTCTCACTCCTCCCGCCGCTTCCGCGGAGAGGGGCGTGGAGAGGAAGATGCTCAACATGCATCCCGTGACGAGAAGGGCGCGGGTACTTTTATTGAGAGTAAAGCTCTGCATAAGTAGGATGAAAAAACTATTCTAGAGTACATCTATCCCCATGATTGTCTAGTGTCCCATATAAATGATGCACTTGCCATATCTAGGCAATATTCTGCTACCTTTACCGTCGAATGGTGCACCGTGTTGGAAGAAGCTCGAACCGCATGGCTTGCCATGAGGTTTCGCGAAGCGAAACCGAATGGTGCCGACGGAGAGACTCGAACTCTCACATCCTTGCGGATACACGCTCCTGAAGCGTGCGCGTCTACCAATTCCGCCACGTCGGCACGACATTCATTGTACCATTTGTTCATCTCTGTGAAATCAGATTCCATCGTTGCAAGCCCCTTTCGCAAGAGAGGGGCGCCCTTCCCGTAGAATAGTACTATGAACAAAATGATTGTTGCCCTCCTCGCGCTGGCCTTCCTCTCCGTCCCCGCCGCCCATGCTGGGAGCGGTGGTTGTGCGTATGACGACGTGTCATCCGTCCCCCGCGTGAAGATGCGGAGGGTGGAGAACGCGTGGCTGGGGTGGAACAACCGCCTGCGCCGCCGGCTCGACCTTGCCCCCTACACCCTCAACGACGCCCTGCACCGCACGGCGCTGGAGTGGTCCGTCCTCTCCTCCGAAAAGGGATCCATGGACCACAAGCGCACTCCGGACGCACCGTACTACGACTACAAGGCGATCGAGCAGTGGTTCGCGGACCGCGGCGTGACGTTCGCCAACGTGAACCGCACGACCTTTACGGAGAACATCGGCTGGGGGACTTACCGCTGCACGACCGACGATTGCACCTCTTCGATGATCCGCTCCATCCGTTCCACGTTCCGGTTCTACCTTGCGGAACGGAACAAGGCGAGCAAGCCCCACTACAACAGCATCGTGAACCCGTACTTTACGCAGATCGGCTTGGGAATCATCGTGAATCCCGAAGAGGGGCGCTACTACCTCACGGTGCACTACGGCACCACGGTCACTTCCGCGGCGGGAGACGCTTGCCTGTCATCCTGAGCCTTCCTCGCTTCCCCCTTCCGCCGCCCTCCCCCTTGCATCCGCGATCTGCTTCTCCAACGCACGGATCCCTTTCCGTAACCCCTGGAAGAACATCCCCCGCTTGAGCCGCGGGATCATCTGCCGTTCCAGGATGTTTTGCAGCGTGTCTTTGGGGAGGAAAGGTTCCAAGCCGGGGCCGGGGAACATCGCCACCGCCCCCTCGTTGACGGAGAGGAAGATGACCACGCCGTTGTTCTCCGTCTTCTTCCCCACGCCCCATGCATTCCCCACATCTTGCGCGGCCTTCACCACATTCCCGCCGTCCGTCGTCCGCACGAGCAGCACGGCCACCTCGTCCTCCGTCCGCTTCTCGTTCCCCTTGAGCTGGCGCTCCAGCATCCGTTCCTGCTGCGCCGTGAGCACGCCCGCCGCGTCCGTCACGTAACCTTGCGGCTGCGGGAAGGAGAATGCCGCCGCTCCCGGCGCCATCACGGCGAAGGTGAGCGAGCCGGTGACCATCAACGGGACAATGCGTGTGTGCGCCATGGTGTTGGGGGGAATCGTGTAGTCGACGTGGTGCATGGCGGTCTCTTACGGAGTAGGATGTGCGCATGCGCTCACGTTGTTTCCTCTTACTCGTTCCGTTCCTCCTCACCGCCTGCACGGCCAGCGCCCTCAAAGGTACGCCGCTGCCCGCGGGGTCGTTCTCGCTGGACTCCTCCGACGGCGGAGGTACGGGAACCGCCTACGTGCGCGGATATGCCGTTGTGAACCGCGTGCAAGAACCGTTCTGCTCACACGACCCGGAGGAAACGGACGATTGCCAAGCCTTCGACTACGTCTTCCTGCGCATCATCAATACGGGATCTCCCGTCATGGACCGTTTCATCACGCAGAACAGGGGCAACGCCTACGTGGGGAAGAAGTCCGTCGGGCTGGGATGCATGGGCGAAGGCGGAACCATCACCTACGTCAACGATTCCGACGCATTCGGACGGAAGACCTACACCATCGCACCCGAGCTTGCGCGCCAAATCCTGCGCTCCACCGTGCGCACCCCCGTGACACTCGCGCTCACCAAGGAAACGCTCTCCGGCGGAACGGAAGGGCCCCCGTGCTACGCGCACTTCACCTCTGTCCAGGCCGTGGCCGCGCAGTAACGATCCTCCCGCCTCAGAGGATGCACACGGAAAGCGGCTGCTCCCCCTGCAGAAGGATGGGTATGGTGATCGCACGCCCACACATGGGACTGGGGAAATTTCGTACGGAGGGAAAACGGCCTGCTTCACTGAGTGCGCCGGAAGCGGTGGAAGTCATTCGGGAAGACGAGTGAGAGGTGAAGGTGCGGGAGGATGAAGAAGATGTAGATGATGTAGAAGATGTAGAAGAGCGCGATGAAGAGCGGGAGGAGGACAGAACGGGATACGTGGTGGTGCAAGGGATGTAGCGCGCGGGAATGCTTCCCACTTCCCTGCGGACGTACGCCCCGTCACGGATGAAGCACCGTCCGCGCTCATGATCCGACGAGGAAGAATCTTGGTCCGGCGGACCCGCGGCTTCTTCCACCCTCACGTCGAGCTCTTCCCCCTGTTCCGGCGTGATGACGACGTTCCACACGCGGGGATCCTCCGGGTCACGTTCGGAGAGTACCGTGAAACCCATGAGCAGAGGCGCCGTGACCAGCAAGCCGATGCGGAGCGTGCGTCCGAGTTTCATGTTCAGGATCGTAAATGGCATTCTGCGCTTTCCGCAGCCTCGATCTCCCCACTTTCCGACGATTCCCTTCCCTCAATCTTACAGGGTACGCCCTTCCTTGCTTCGCCGCATACGGAAGAGCGGCGGCCTATCCCTTGACTCCTTCGTTTAGCACTCTAAAATACTGACTGCTAATCCGGCTGTGGAAACAATCAAAGCCCCCTTCTACAGTATCCGCTTTCTGCAGCTTCCTTCTCTCCTCTTAACCCCCTCATTCCTATGGCCTCCCCCAAGAAGCCGCTTCCCAAGTTCCAGGTCAACATCGAACCCATCGGTGACCGCGTCGTCGTGCTCCCGTTGGAAATGGAACAGACCACCGCCTCCGGCATCGTCATTCCCGATACCGCCAAAGGCGAAAAACCGCAGCGCGGTTCCGTCCTCTCCCTCGGCAAAGGCGGCATCGGCAAGGATTCCGTTGATCCCACCAAGTACCTCAAGGTGGGCGACGAAGTCCTGTATGGCCGCTACGCCGGCGACGACGTGAAGCTCAAGGACACGTCCGGCAAGGAAGTTGAAGTGAAGATCCTTCACCTCGATTCCGTCCTCGGCATCGTCCGTTCCTGATTCATCCGCGGGCAGCCTGTGTCCGCTCTTCCGTATTCATCCTTAACCCCCTATCCCTATGGCTGGCAAGCAACTCATCTTCGGTAACGAAGCGCGCGAGAAGCTCATGAAAGGCGTGGGCAAGCTGGCGAACGCCGTTTCCGCAACACTCGGGCCCCTCGGCCGTAACGCCTGCATCGAGAAGAAGTACGGCGGACCCACCGTCACCAAGGACGGCGTCACCGTGGCGAAGGAAATCGAGCTCCCGGACCCTTTCGAGAACATCGGCGCGCAGCTCGTCAAAGAAGCCGCCACCAAGACCAATGACGCGGCCGGCGACGGCACCACCACCGCCACCGTCCTCGCCTACGCCATGATGCAGGAAGGCCTCAAGCACTTGGGCTCCGGCAAGAACGCCATCTCCATCAAGAACGGCATCATGAAGGCCGTAGATGCGGTGACCAAGTATCTGGAGTCCATCAAGAAACCCATCAGCAAGAAGGAGGAGTTCGCCGCCGTGGCCACCATTTCCGCCCAGGATCCCGTGGTGGGCGCGGTGATCGCGGAGGTGATCGACGAGGTGGGCAAGGACGGCGTCGCCACGGTGGAAGCCGGGCAGACGCTGGGCCTGGAGAAGGAGTACGTGGAGGGTATGCAGTTCGACCAAGGCTACATCTCGGCGTACTTCGTCACGGATCCCGGTTCCATGAAGGCCGTGTTCGAGAAGCCCTCCATCCTCATCACGGACAAGAAGATCGGAAGCATCCAGGAGATCCTCCCGCTCCTGGAAGCGCTCGCCCGCTCCGGCAAGAAGGAGCTGGTGATCATCGCGGAGAACGTGGAAGGCGAGGCGCTGGCTACGCTTGTGCTCAACAAGCTCCGCGGCACGTTCAACACCCTCGCCGTCAAAGCCCCCGCGTTCGGCGACCGCCGCAAGGAAATGCTCAAGGACATCGCGGTCCTCACGGGGGGCCGCGTGATCTCCGAGGAAGTCGGGCTCAAGCTGGAGAACGCGACGCTGGATGACCTGGGCACGGCACGGCGCATCGTGGCGACGAAGGACGACACCACCGTCATCGACGGCGGCGGTTCCAAGAGCGCCATCAACTCCCGCGTTGCGGAGATCAAGGCGCACATCGAGACCACGAAGAGCGACTTCGACAGGGAGAAGCTGCAGGAGCGCCTCGCCAAGCTCTCCGGCGGCGTCGCCGTGATCAAGGTGGGCGCCGCGACGGAAGTTGAACAGAAGGAGAAGCAGCACCGCGTGGAAGACGCCCTCTCCGCCACGCGCGCAGCCGCGGAGGAAGGCATCGTCCCCGGCGGCGGTACCGCCTACATCCGCGCCATCGAAGGCCTGGACAAGGTGAAGACTCTGAATGAGGACGAAGCGATAGGCGTGGACATCGTCCGCCATGCGCTCACCGCTCCCGCGCAGCACATCGCCAACAACGCCGGCCTGGAAGGCAAGGTGGTGGTGGAGCGCGTGAAGGCGGAAAAGGGCAACGTGGGGTACAACGCCGTGACCCAGAAGTACGAGGACCTGGTGAAGGCCATGGTTATCGATCCCAAGAAAGTCACGCGCTCCGCGCTGGAGAACGCCGCATCCGTCGCCTCCATGTTCCTCACGCTGGAAGTGGCGATTGCCGAGATCCCCGAAAAGAAATCCGCAACGCCCCCCATGCCCGGGGGAGACGAGATGGGCGGGATGGACTTCTAATACCCGCCAAGAAGCAGGCACGTGTGGTAATCGAAGCCGAATCATTCCTGCCTGCGATGCGAGAAATGAAAGAAGAGCCCTGCCGAAAGGCGGGGCTTTTCTCTGTCGTTTTCATGCAAAACACTATCGTACCCGCCAAATTCAAGAGTACACTTTTCCATTGCCATGCTTCCCATCCTTGTCGCCCTCGCCGTCCTCGCCGCCATCGTGGTCACCGTCGTGGCCGCTCTGATCGCCGAACACCGCCAAAACACTAAGAAATGAACTAATTTTCTTTTTAGAACGTAACAAATCACCCTGTTCCACGTATTAACAAGTGTCATTCTTCATTTTGCCAACATGGCCATCCTCCTTTCCCTCATCGTCGTCGCCGTCCCCGCCGTGATCCTCGCGGTGCTGGTGGATGCCGCAAGGCACCAGAGGCACTGAACCTCCCGTGCCGTGTGCGTCATATACATACTGTTCCAAGGATAAAAAGTGGCTACCGTATGAGATAGCCACTTGTTGTCGTGGGGCACGTTTTCATGGCTGACCAAGCCTGAACGTGAACGAGCGCAGCGTTGCACTGGGCGATCGTAATCTGAAGGGAACGCCCTGAGTTAATTCTGATATGTTCGCCTGAACGATCGAGTTCACTTTGAGCAATTTGTCTTGTGATAAATCAAGTATCACCGCCAGGGAAACGATAGACGGGAGGCATTCCACTTCCAGATCAATGACTTCAGTCTCGCCTTCAGCGGTTACGAATTCCAAATGGCATGTTCCAATCGTACGCATCATCATTCTCCTTCTACGTTATGCTCCCACGACATGCCCGTTCACCACAGACTGTGTCTGTGATCAATGAATGGGCGTGGATGGGAGCGGATGATGACAAAAACCGAAGCAGTTGATAGTACCATTATCCTTCATATTGTCTACCATGAAACAAACTCCGCTTTTTGCGTGCACGCTTCCTCCGTATCCCTACACTCCCCGCAACGCATTCCCCCCGGCTCATGCGTCTGCTCTTGCTATTCGTCACGTCCGCACTCTTCGCGTGCTTCGGCATCCCCGGCGTGGAAGCCCCCGTCTTCCGCAGCAATGTTCCCGCGCGCGCGGTTTCCCATGCGCCGCGTACGCTCATATCGCCGGACGCAACCGCCGCATCCGACGGTCTGCCGTCACTCACGACTTCGGAGTCCTTTGCGAGGAACATCATCACACCCGTAACGCACGCGGAACCGCTTCCCATCGGCATTCCCGTCCGCCTGGAGATTCCGTCCATCGGCCTCGCGACGGACGTCGAACGGGTGGGGCTCACGCCGGAGCGCAAGCCGGACATCCCCAAGAGCCCCTTCAACGCCGGCTGGTACGACTTGGGCCCCCGCCCCGGAGAGGAAGGCGCCGCGGTGATCGACGGCGTATTGGACACCGCGGGGGGACCGGCCGTGTTTTGGAAACTGAACGGCGTGAACGTGGGCGATACGGTCTCGGTGGAAGATGACGGCGGCGGCAGGCGTTCGTTCATCGTGCGTGCGGTGAAGCTGTACGACGTGCGCACGGCGCCCATGCGGGAGATCTACACCGGCACGGGCAGGAAACTCCGCCTCATCACGTGCGCGGGGACGTGGGACACGTCCCT
This region includes:
- a CDS encoding O-antigen ligase family protein, producing MKSRLLENLSRATLLILLVFGVLWRGGKGIESTWLLVAVAGLLTLATYFIKGGAQEGRGMPSVPWSSAMLFVAWTILSFLFSLTRNYGLDEVLRDGALILLLLWAARWMRNEKGEFHPFVNAFLNVVIILTFIACATGTAVYVFQPVNRLVGSFFYYRFSTDYWPNAWAEFLLLAWPVVLLWMTRAAEGRMKVMRAALLGWVLGCFFLSYSRGATVAFAGQLLLLAVFLPRGVKLRKALWPLLRTVIIAVSVALATFMAVNAVRVRFHPVISVAEKITFTADEGSSSFTERTAFFRQASLLAYMRPLFGWGPYSFRFAQPRLQETVLQTSDHPHNMLLKYAAERGVAAAFLFIILVGSILLPTGWRLLRQGKAREEGFTTSLLFVAVAGVLAHNLIDYNLQFVGIVMPLFFFLGLLAPTPRKPVKPRTQRLRRMAEILLATVILVVATAEFPFLVTSSLGRHAEVAGKTQEAQEWYARAANDIFPRDILLSRAILYMDVNASLDAERVVREYLRTNGEDARAWKLLGELQLKTFHASEAVDSFRQAYLLSRWNDVGVVRGYLQSLAEAGKGGEIGEQGGEILALMEAFATAIRNNTHFITLSGNVEQYVELSTLAERLFGAEGERIRGWVRTVEESAQETRLEFSSRRPGYLW
- a CDS encoding LamG-like jellyroll fold domain-containing protein — encoded protein: MLHLPSRAASRFLSRIKRQDRQKGGLPCIVRRTKEGFTLIELLLVVGIIGALASVVMEAIGPRKMLLSAKDASRKQTVRELQNALTQYQIEEGTLPNAQSIIMADDGAKPICKQGVTTDATCVNLDALIPEYIAALPQDTSETNANYTGYKVYREPLGGRPAVASAYVGGYAEGRMGYWRFFEGAGTTVADSSGNNVTGTFVNNVQWTEGRTGKGARIDNISSGISVARNFVGLEDYTFAAWVNLKGNHKNYTGTIMSSGDWNTSHWAFGISQTNTSLQVRGPTLSRNYSFSLNTWYHVCAVRAANKVTFYVNGSPIGSLTASTNTLVSNAANTMIGRETYAGGYFSFNGIIDDAAVYNRALSDYEVKLLAGNQLY
- a CDS encoding LamG-like jellyroll fold domain-containing protein yields the protein MIHLPSRTASRVLSQVKRQDHLKGGFTLIELLLVVGIIGALASVVMEAIGPGKMLLSAKDATRKQMVKELQNALMQYQIDEGTLPSIGSIVTAPDGAQPVCKFNAADTSNCVDLDALVPEYLAAIPQDTSETNTNFSGYKIYRESGGRAQIYSTHLGGYADGLVGYWRFYEGAGTTVADSTGNGRTGTLTNSPIWVNGKLGKGLQFDGVNDFVAVNDHDSLDVTNAMTISAWVYWSSSGVREMILKNNNANTGYGQYELYQNNTYVSFRLMGASSTLTTSTPLSLNAWHHVAAVWDGTRMKIFLDGVPDNNSVSYSGTPVSTTGRLTFGAYANGLYPFSGMFDEIRIYNRAISANEVAILARGQQD
- a CDS encoding CAP domain-containing protein, with the translated sequence MNKMIVALLALAFLSVPAAHAGSGGCAYDDVSSVPRVKMRRVENAWLGWNNRLRRRLDLAPYTLNDALHRTALEWSVLSSEKGSMDHKRTPDAPYYDYKAIEQWFADRGVTFANVNRTTFTENIGWGTYRCTTDDCTSSMIRSIRSTFRFYLAERNKASKPHYNSIVNPYFTQIGLGIIVNPEEGRYYLTVHYGTTVTSAAGDACLSS
- a CDS encoding TPM domain-containing protein produces the protein MHHVDYTIPPNTMAHTRIVPLMVTGSLTFAVMAPGAAAFSFPQPQGYVTDAAGVLTAQQERMLERQLKGNEKRTEDEVAVLLVRTTDGGNVVKAAQDVGNAWGVGKKTENNGVVIFLSVNEGAVAMFPGPGLEPFLPKDTLQNILERQMIPRLKRGMFFQGLRKGIRALEKQIADARGRAAEGGSEEGSG
- a CDS encoding co-chaperone GroES gives rise to the protein MASPKKPLPKFQVNIEPIGDRVVVLPLEMEQTTASGIVIPDTAKGEKPQRGSVLSLGKGGIGKDSVDPTKYLKVGDEVLYGRYAGDDVKLKDTSGKEVEVKILHLDSVLGIVRS
- the groL gene encoding chaperonin GroEL (60 kDa chaperone family; promotes refolding of misfolded polypeptides especially under stressful conditions; forms two stacked rings of heptamers to form a barrel-shaped 14mer; ends can be capped by GroES; misfolded proteins enter the barrel where they are refolded when GroES binds); the protein is MAGKQLIFGNEAREKLMKGVGKLANAVSATLGPLGRNACIEKKYGGPTVTKDGVTVAKEIELPDPFENIGAQLVKEAATKTNDAAGDGTTTATVLAYAMMQEGLKHLGSGKNAISIKNGIMKAVDAVTKYLESIKKPISKKEEFAAVATISAQDPVVGAVIAEVIDEVGKDGVATVEAGQTLGLEKEYVEGMQFDQGYISAYFVTDPGSMKAVFEKPSILITDKKIGSIQEILPLLEALARSGKKELVIIAENVEGEALATLVLNKLRGTFNTLAVKAPAFGDRRKEMLKDIAVLTGGRVISEEVGLKLENATLDDLGTARRIVATKDDTTVIDGGGSKSAINSRVAEIKAHIETTKSDFDREKLQERLAKLSGGVAVIKVGAATEVEQKEKQHRVEDALSATRAAAEEGIVPGGGTAYIRAIEGLDKVKTLNEDEAIGVDIVRHALTAPAQHIANNAGLEGKVVVERVKAEKGNVGYNAVTQKYEDLVKAMVIDPKKVTRSALENAASVASMFLTLEVAIAEIPEKKSATPPMPGGDEMGGMDF
- a CDS encoding class F sortase, whose product is MRLLLLFVTSALFACFGIPGVEAPVFRSNVPARAVSHAPRTLISPDATAASDGLPSLTTSESFARNIITPVTHAEPLPIGIPVRLEIPSIGLATDVERVGLTPERKPDIPKSPFNAGWYDLGPRPGEEGAAVIDGVLDTAGGPAVFWKLNGVNVGDTVSVEDDGGGRRSFIVRAVKLYDVRTAPMREIYTGTGRKLRLITCAGTWDTSLGHYDRRLVVFAELEE